One part of the Rhizophagus irregularis chromosome 25, complete sequence genome encodes these proteins:
- a CDS encoding uncharacterized protein (SECRETED:cutsite_IEA-YS; SECRETED:prob_0.9021); SECRETED:SignalP(1-26): protein MRPRSFYLLTAIFMFFYMTFAPVIEAYSVGVYLDMNAGACRIWIEDSNHKRIAGDGKGDYHACDGTSGDYKEIDFPDQEYYVVAKVHFTLRKQKVRGSFNGNTCFRIHGNSGKFYFDQYNCT, encoded by the exons ATGAGACCTCGAAGTTTTTACCTTCTTACCGCTATTTTCATGTTTTTCTACATGACATTTGCTCCGGTCATTGAAG CATATAGTGTCGGCGTATACTTAGATATGAATGCTGGTGCTTGTAGAATTTGGATTGAAGATTCAAATCATAAACGCATAGCTGGTGACGGAAAAGGAGATTACCATGCTTGTGATGGAACTAGTGGTGActataaagaaattgattttcCAGATCAAGAGTACTATGTAGTTGCGAAAGTTCATTTTACTCTTAGGAAACAGAAAGTCCGAGGTTCTTTCAATGGCAATACCTGTTTTCGTATACATGGAAATTCTGGaaagttttattttgatcaataTAACTGTACATGA